From the Scomber japonicus isolate fScoJap1 chromosome 8, fScoJap1.pri, whole genome shotgun sequence genome, the window ccctccGACAGATGTGTTCTTCATGTCACCGGCCGGGCGCTACCATCGGCTGCGACGTGAAGACGTGCCGGAGGACGTATCACTATTACTGTGCTGTGAAGGACAAAGCCCAGATCAAAGAGAATCCCTCACAAGGGATTTACCTGTAAGTCACGTTTAAACTCCTCTGCATGTCAGCGTGCTCTAAATACTGCTCTCATGTcatgtacatttaaataaaacactattCTTTTTGCTCCTTAATGCAGCGTTTACTGTCGCAAACACCGGGATGCTTCTCAGGATGGCATTCAAGGTAAACATCTGTCATACTACTCGGCTACACAGATAATCAGATTCACAGCTGGATGTCTGTTTCTGCTTTCAGTCActgcacaaatacaaacaccAGGATTCCAGatatatttgtcattttctcaccAGTAATATCATGATGATTGTGATTTTATCTGCTttgcactttacatttagtCTCATTTGAGTTCCTAATCTGATTTTTACATCATAAAAACCACATTCACACGGGCTCTTAGCATCATGTCTACAGATAGAAggtggacagtgctgtgtgtatgactgatttaatgagacacaaataggACAGAAGTGCtaatattactacaactttcatACTGTTGATGCACAGGCTGATGTGGTTCCTCCAGCCTTCACAGTCGTAAATCCAACTTCAGGGCGCATTCTAGTTGAAATTTCTGACTGGGAACTCATAATTCCCACTTCTGAGTACAAAAGGAACGCACCATATCTCCACACCCCtgagttttcattttcaaactagTAGTCTCTGTGTAAAATCAGCGGCGTTCCCCTTTTAAGCACCTTTTGTCGTCTTGTTATCAGATGAGGAGGAAGGTGTGGCCAACGATTCGGACTCATCGCCTCCACAAGGCAGGGGCAGAGGAAGGTTCGAGAAGGGGAGAGCGAAGGTGGGATCTCGCGGCCAATCGGAAGACACTCGCTCCACCTCCTCGCAGGCGGCAGATGAAGAGAGCTCTTCCCATGTAAGTCAGCACACCCGTTTGCGAAGGCAGTCCATGAAGTCGCACGTAGCCTCTGTTAGTAACGTCTgagttgtgttgtgtgtgttttatagcGGGATAGGTCACCTCTGCGGTCCAGCCCAGGAGAAAGCGGCCAGCGCTGCGGCTTCTGCCACGCCGGAGAGGAAGAGAATGAAACAAGGGGCATGCTTCATAGTGATAACTCCAAAAAGGTGGCGGCACACTACAAGTGCATGGtaagatggtgtgtgtgtgtgtgtgtgagagagagcatgTGTGAGAGCATGTGTGAGCATCTCATtctcatacagtatgttgcaAAGCATAGACCTCTATTTCATCATtacatcttgttttgtttgctatGATTCATTGCAGCTTTTTTCATCGGGAACGGTCCAGCTGACAACCACATCGCGGGCTGAATTCGGGAACTTTGACGTGAAAACAGTCATCCAGGAAATCAAGAGGGGAAAAAGAATGGTTGgaatatttttctatatttcagtttctaattattttttttttaatttgtgattttcatcaaataaattgcTTTTCTTCCCCAGAAATGTACACTCTGCACTCAGTTGGGTGCTACCATTGGGTGTGAAATCAAAGCATGTGTGAAGACCTACCACTATCACTGCGGCGTGCAGGACAAAGCCAAGTACATCGAAAACATGGCGCGTGGTATCTACAAGTGAGTCACAGAGTTAACATAGTGAGAACATATGGTTGGACTATAtagtttattgtatttttttataattagaGATTCCAGTCACAGATCACAGGTTGTTGTTATCACTGGTTTGCATTAGTGCTCTTTACACAATGATTAAATAACGCCATTG encodes:
- the phf6 gene encoding PHD finger protein 6, with amino-acid sequence MSGQRKGAASRLLKCAFCRTNRDKECGQLMLSDSQKVAAHHKCMLFSSALVTSHSESENIGGFSIADVKKEIKRGNKLMCSSCHRPGATIGCDVKTCRRTYHYYCAVKDKAQIKENPSQGIYLVYCRKHRDASQDGIQDEEEGVANDSDSSPPQGRGRGRFEKGRAKVGSRGQSEDTRSTSSQAADEESSSHRDRSPLRSSPGESGQRCGFCHAGEEENETRGMLHSDNSKKVAAHYKCMLFSSGTVQLTTTSRAEFGNFDVKTVIQEIKRGKRMKCTLCTQLGATIGCEIKACVKTYHYHCGVQDKAKYIENMARGIYKLYCKNHSGNEERDEEDEERENRSRERAAIDRGGRPSTQVNGN